A genomic stretch from Achromobacter spanius includes:
- a CDS encoding MarR family winged helix-turn-helix transcriptional regulator yields MINPVNTDSTQQYDLRILRALRRITRSIALHSRQLSAVSHITAPQLMCLRTVMANGPMTATAISREMHVSPSTVVGILDRLEDKGLIRRERGREDRRIVFVTATDAGRELAQGAPSPLQKHLADALNALPELEQATITLSLERIVALMEQEGQAVAAEPHGDVSSPILEVPTGGAPPESGIVA; encoded by the coding sequence ATGATCAACCCCGTGAACACTGATTCCACCCAGCAGTACGATCTGCGCATTTTGCGAGCCCTGCGCCGTATTACGCGATCGATCGCACTGCACTCGCGTCAGTTGTCCGCGGTCAGCCATATCACTGCGCCGCAGTTGATGTGCTTGCGTACGGTGATGGCCAACGGCCCGATGACGGCCACGGCCATCAGCCGCGAAATGCACGTCAGCCCCAGCACGGTTGTCGGCATTCTGGACCGCCTGGAAGACAAGGGTTTGATCCGCCGTGAACGCGGCCGCGAAGACCGCCGCATTGTTTTCGTCACCGCCACCGACGCGGGACGCGAATTGGCGCAAGGCGCACCGTCGCCCTTGCAGAAGCATCTGGCCGACGCACTGAATGCGTTGCCCGAGCTTGAACAGGCCACCATCACGCTATCGCTGGAACGCATCGTGGCGCTGATGGAGCAAGAAGGCCAGGCAGTCGCAGCGGAACCGCACGGCGATGTATCGTCGCCCATCCTTGAAGTGCCCACGGGCGGGGCACCCCCAGAATCGGGAATCGTTGCATGA
- a CDS encoding aspartate aminotransferase family protein yields the protein MSQTHVMHRSLRQTPPVAIRGQGVWVHDSAGRAYLDGSGGAAVSCLGHNHPDVQAAMHAQIDALAYAHTSFFTTDVAERLAERLVADAPEGISHAYFVSGGSEAVEAALKMARQYFVEIGQPQRRHIVARRQSYHGNTLGALAVGGNAWRRAQFAPLLIDVEHVSPCYAYRDQQAGESAEQYGERLALELEQTFERLGPDTVMAFVAEPVVGATSGAVAAVPGYFRRIREVCDRHGVLLIADEVMCGMGRTGTLYAVEQEGIVPDLITIAKGLGGGYQPIGAVMAQRRIVDAMQQGSGFFQHGHTYLGHAIACAASLAVQDVIRRDKLLERVREQGAGLRQRLEQALGAHPHVGDIRGRGLFMGIELVQDRATKQTFAPALTLHARIKREAMAQGLMVYPMGGTIDGRHGDHVLLAPPFIISDDELDQLTQRLAGAIDAAIGDARA from the coding sequence ATGAGCCAGACACACGTCATGCATCGTTCCCTCCGCCAGACCCCGCCCGTTGCCATACGCGGCCAGGGCGTATGGGTCCACGACAGCGCCGGCCGCGCCTATCTTGACGGCTCGGGCGGCGCGGCCGTGTCCTGCCTGGGGCACAACCATCCCGACGTCCAGGCTGCCATGCACGCCCAGATCGACGCGCTGGCCTATGCCCACACCAGTTTCTTCACGACAGACGTCGCCGAACGCTTGGCCGAACGCCTGGTGGCCGATGCACCGGAAGGCATCTCGCATGCGTATTTCGTGTCGGGCGGATCCGAAGCGGTCGAGGCCGCCTTGAAGATGGCCCGCCAGTACTTTGTGGAAATCGGCCAACCGCAGCGCCGTCATATCGTGGCGCGCCGCCAGAGCTACCACGGCAACACGCTGGGCGCGCTGGCGGTGGGTGGCAACGCCTGGCGTCGCGCGCAATTCGCGCCTCTGCTGATCGACGTCGAACACGTCTCGCCCTGCTATGCCTATCGCGACCAGCAAGCCGGTGAAAGCGCTGAACAGTACGGCGAGCGCCTGGCGCTTGAACTGGAGCAAACCTTTGAAAGACTGGGTCCGGACACCGTGATGGCCTTCGTGGCCGAACCGGTGGTGGGCGCCACGTCCGGCGCCGTCGCGGCGGTACCGGGTTACTTCCGGCGTATACGGGAAGTCTGCGACCGCCATGGCGTGCTGCTGATCGCCGACGAAGTGATGTGCGGCATGGGGCGCACCGGCACGCTCTACGCGGTAGAGCAAGAGGGCATCGTGCCCGACCTGATCACCATCGCCAAAGGCCTGGGCGGTGGCTATCAGCCCATCGGTGCCGTGATGGCGCAGCGGCGCATCGTGGACGCCATGCAGCAAGGCAGCGGCTTCTTTCAGCACGGCCACACCTATCTTGGCCACGCCATTGCCTGCGCCGCCTCGCTTGCCGTGCAGGACGTGATACGCCGCGACAAGCTGCTGGAGCGCGTGCGCGAGCAAGGCGCCGGGTTGCGGCAGCGGCTGGAACAAGCGTTGGGCGCGCACCCGCATGTGGGCGACATCCGCGGTCGGGGGTTGTTCATGGGCATCGAGCTGGTGCAGGACCGAGCCACCAAGCAGACCTTCGCCCCGGCCCTGACGCTGCATGCGCGCATCAAGCGCGAAGCCATGGCGCAGGGCCTGATGGTCTACCCCATGGGCGGCACCATTGATGGCCGCCACGGCGACCACGTGCTGCTTGCCCCGCCCTTCATCATTTCCGACGACGAACTGGACCAATTGACGCAACGCCTGGCTGGCGCCATCGACGCCGCCATTGGAGACGCTCGCGCATGA
- the parC gene encoding DNA topoisomerase IV subunit A → MTDSNQPGLFDPTPPDGDGDANAAITLSRYAEQAYLDYAVSVVRGRALPDVGDGQKPVQRRILFAMQAMGLAAGAKPVKSARVVGDVLGKYHPHGDQAAYDAMVRMAQDFSLRYPLIDGQGNFGSRDGDNAAAMRYTEARLTPIAKLLLDELDEGTVDFVPNYDGSQEEPQMLPARLPVMLLNGASGIAVGMATEIPSHNLREVAQACVALIKQPQLPDAELHAMIPGPDFAGGGQIITPAADIAQIYGGGRGSLKVRARWTFEEMARGQWQLVITELPPGTSGQKVLEEIEEITNPKIKSGKKSLTPEQTQAKAVMLNLLDAVRDESGKDAAVRLVFEPKTSRVDRDEFVNTLLAQTSMESSSSINLVCIGTDGRPRQKGLRDILVEWVAFRTNTVVRRTRFRLDKVTDRIHVLEGRMLVYLNVDEVIQTIRESDEPRAALMERFKLSERQAEDILEMRLRQLARLEGFKIEQELADKRKDQISLQELLDNPTTLKRLLIKEIEADAKQYGDDRRTLIETAERAVLETKVLDEPVTVIVSQKGWLRARQGHGHDAAQFTFKQGDDLYGAFECRTTDTLIAMGDNGRVYSVPVGGLPSARGDGQPVTTMIDLESGTRIVHTIAAAPDSRWLLATRGGYGFAAKLSDMISRQRAGKQFITLEAGDEMLRPVPLFVGATQLALLSAKGKFLVFGLDECKSLSGGGRGTILMGLDASDKLDQTVPIGARGLRATGIYRNKLTEDILAGDALAPYVGKRARKGRQLDVRPKQPVLSPVLG, encoded by the coding sequence ATGACCGATAGCAATCAACCCGGCCTGTTCGACCCCACCCCGCCTGATGGCGATGGCGATGCCAATGCCGCCATCACGCTGTCGCGCTACGCGGAACAGGCCTATCTGGACTACGCGGTCTCCGTCGTGCGCGGCCGTGCCTTGCCCGACGTGGGCGACGGGCAAAAGCCCGTGCAACGCCGCATCCTGTTCGCCATGCAGGCGATGGGGCTGGCCGCCGGCGCCAAGCCGGTGAAGTCGGCGCGGGTCGTGGGCGACGTGCTGGGTAAGTACCACCCGCACGGCGATCAGGCTGCCTATGACGCCATGGTCCGCATGGCGCAGGACTTTTCGCTGCGCTATCCGCTGATCGATGGCCAGGGCAACTTCGGTTCGCGCGACGGCGACAACGCCGCCGCCATGCGATACACCGAAGCGCGCCTGACGCCCATCGCCAAGCTGCTGCTGGATGAGCTGGACGAAGGCACGGTCGATTTCGTGCCCAACTACGACGGCAGCCAGGAAGAGCCGCAGATGCTGCCCGCGCGCTTGCCGGTGATGCTGCTGAACGGCGCTTCCGGCATCGCGGTCGGCATGGCCACCGAGATTCCGTCGCACAACCTGCGTGAAGTGGCGCAAGCCTGCGTGGCGCTGATCAAGCAGCCGCAACTGCCGGACGCCGAACTGCACGCCATGATTCCCGGGCCGGACTTTGCCGGCGGCGGCCAGATCATCACGCCCGCGGCCGACATTGCGCAAATCTACGGCGGTGGCCGTGGCTCGCTGAAGGTGCGCGCGCGTTGGACGTTCGAGGAAATGGCGCGCGGCCAATGGCAACTGGTGATCACGGAACTACCGCCGGGCACCTCGGGCCAGAAGGTGCTGGAAGAGATCGAGGAAATCACCAACCCCAAGATCAAGTCCGGCAAGAAAAGCCTGACGCCCGAGCAAACGCAGGCCAAGGCGGTGATGCTGAACCTGCTGGACGCCGTACGCGATGAATCCGGCAAGGACGCGGCCGTGCGCCTGGTCTTTGAACCGAAGACCTCGCGTGTGGACCGTGACGAATTCGTCAACACGCTGCTGGCCCAGACCAGCATGGAAAGCAGCTCGTCGATCAACCTGGTGTGCATTGGCACCGATGGTCGTCCGCGCCAGAAGGGCCTGCGCGACATCCTGGTCGAATGGGTGGCGTTCCGCACCAATACCGTCGTGCGCCGCACGCGCTTCCGGCTGGATAAGGTCACCGACCGGATCCACGTGTTGGAAGGCCGCATGCTGGTCTACCTGAACGTGGACGAAGTCATCCAGACCATCCGCGAATCCGACGAGCCGCGCGCGGCGCTGATGGAACGTTTCAAGCTGTCCGAGCGCCAGGCCGAAGACATCCTGGAAATGCGCTTGCGCCAGTTGGCCCGTCTTGAAGGCTTCAAGATCGAGCAGGAACTGGCCGACAAGCGCAAGGATCAGATTTCGCTGCAGGAACTGCTGGACAATCCGACGACGCTCAAGCGCCTGCTGATCAAGGAAATCGAGGCCGACGCCAAGCAATATGGCGACGATCGCCGCACGTTGATCGAAACGGCCGAACGCGCTGTGCTGGAAACCAAGGTGCTAGACGAACCGGTCACCGTGATCGTCTCGCAAAAGGGCTGGCTGCGCGCCCGGCAGGGCCATGGCCACGACGCCGCGCAGTTCACCTTCAAGCAGGGCGATGACCTGTACGGCGCCTTCGAATGCCGCACCACCGACACGCTGATCGCCATGGGCGACAACGGCCGGGTGTATTCGGTGCCGGTCGGCGGGCTGCCGTCCGCGCGGGGCGATGGCCAGCCGGTCACGACCATGATCGATCTGGAATCGGGCACGCGCATTGTGCATACCATCGCCGCGGCACCGGATTCCCGCTGGCTGCTGGCCACGCGCGGCGGCTACGGTTTTGCGGCCAAGCTGTCCGACATGATCAGCCGCCAACGGGCGGGCAAGCAGTTCATCACGCTGGAAGCCGGCGATGAAATGCTGCGCCCGGTACCGCTGTTCGTGGGCGCCACGCAGCTAGCCTTGCTGTCCGCCAAGGGCAAGTTCCTGGTGTTCGGCCTGGACGAATGCAAGTCCTTGTCTGGTGGCGGCCGCGGCACCATCCTGATGGGCCTGGATGCGTCCGACAAGCTGGATCAAACGGTGCCGATCGGCGCACGCGGCCTGCGCGCAACAGGCATCTATCGCAACAAGCTCACCGAGGACATCCTGGCGGGCGACGCCTTGGCGCCCTATGTGGGCAAGCGCGCGCGCAAGGGCCGTCAACTGGATGTGCGTCCCAAGCAGCCGGTGCTGTCGCCGGTACTGGGGTAG
- a CDS encoding MurR/RpiR family transcriptional regulator has protein sequence MPLPSHLIPTLQEKLEDLPPELQRAAHWVVAHPAEVGLWSMRRQAQALSVAPATMLRLARALGYASYEAFRQPFQQALADQGQGQPGLRDRAAALQAAAGDPASNPAAPGHDVLTDYQIQAVSSVCALNPSAEFDAAVQTLLNARQVGFLGTRSAFGIAFQMRYAYQLVRRNSVLIDGLGGAPAEQADNLDAGDALIVISQAPYPTATVQLARQAAQRGVALIALTDDPLSPLAVEARHTLRFAPPDRDGVRAQPARQGPGSFFHTTAGLLGLAEHLIARLTARGGANILNRLTEVEERLRADNVYWIAPASRRPA, from the coding sequence ATGCCCCTGCCTTCACACCTGATACCGACCCTGCAAGAAAAGCTGGAGGATCTGCCCCCGGAATTGCAACGCGCGGCCCATTGGGTGGTGGCGCACCCGGCCGAGGTCGGCCTGTGGTCCATGCGGCGGCAAGCGCAGGCGCTAAGCGTGGCGCCTGCCACCATGTTGCGGCTGGCACGAGCCCTGGGCTATGCCAGCTATGAAGCATTTCGTCAGCCTTTTCAACAGGCTCTTGCTGACCAGGGTCAGGGCCAGCCCGGGCTGCGTGACCGGGCTGCCGCCTTGCAGGCCGCCGCTGGAGACCCCGCCAGCAATCCCGCCGCCCCCGGCCACGACGTGTTGACCGACTACCAGATCCAGGCCGTGAGTTCGGTATGCGCGCTGAACCCGTCGGCGGAATTTGATGCAGCGGTCCAGACCTTGCTGAACGCGCGCCAGGTCGGCTTTTTGGGGACGCGCTCGGCGTTTGGCATTGCGTTCCAGATGCGCTACGCCTACCAACTGGTGCGCCGCAACAGCGTGCTGATCGATGGCCTGGGCGGGGCCCCCGCCGAGCAGGCCGACAATCTGGACGCCGGCGACGCGCTGATCGTCATTTCCCAAGCCCCCTACCCGACCGCCACCGTGCAACTGGCCCGGCAGGCGGCGCAGCGCGGCGTTGCGCTGATTGCGCTGACCGATGACCCGCTGTCGCCATTGGCCGTGGAAGCCCGCCACACGCTGCGATTCGCCCCTCCCGATCGCGACGGCGTCCGAGCCCAGCCCGCGCGCCAGGGCCCTGGCTCGTTCTTCCATACCACCGCCGGCCTCTTGGGCCTGGCCGAGCACCTGATTGCCCGCCTGACCGCCCGTGGCGGCGCCAACATACTGAACCGCCTGACGGAAGTCGAGGAGCGCCTGCGCGCCGACAACGTTTACTGGATCGCCCCCGCCTCGCGGCGGCCTGCCTGA
- the ectA gene encoding diaminobutyrate acetyltransferase, whose amino-acid sequence MKKNELDTPHLSSAVAPAVRAQTHTMRLPNRKDGAAIHHLISECPPLDLNSLYAYLLLGEHFSDTCVLAESAGGRIDGFISAYVIPTRPDVLFVWQVAVHARARGHRLARTMLRELLQRKGLEHVRYLETTVGPDNQASRRSFTGLAGELGAHVSEQPFFDRQLFGGADHDDEMLLRIGPFALPAP is encoded by the coding sequence ATGAAGAAAAACGAACTGGACACCCCCCATCTCTCAAGTGCCGTGGCGCCGGCGGTTCGCGCGCAGACCCATACCATGCGTCTGCCCAACCGCAAAGACGGCGCCGCCATTCACCATCTCATTTCCGAGTGCCCGCCGCTCGACCTGAATTCCCTCTACGCCTACTTGCTCCTTGGTGAGCATTTCAGCGACACCTGCGTCCTTGCCGAAAGTGCTGGCGGACGTATCGACGGTTTTATCTCCGCTTACGTGATCCCGACCCGACCCGACGTGTTGTTCGTCTGGCAGGTTGCGGTGCACGCCCGCGCACGCGGCCATCGCTTGGCCCGCACCATGCTTCGCGAACTCCTGCAACGCAAGGGGCTCGAGCATGTTCGATATCTTGAAACCACAGTGGGGCCTGACAACCAGGCATCGCGCCGCAGCTTTACCGGCCTGGCCGGCGAACTGGGCGCCCACGTTTCCGAGCAGCCGTTCTTCGACCGGCAATTGTTTGGCGGCGCGGACCATGACGACGAGATGTTGTTGAGGATAGGCCCGTTCGCATTGCCCGCCCCCTAG
- a CDS encoding ectoine synthase — protein MIVRNVKDVIGTADEVRTDTWVSRRVLLKKDGMGFSFHETTIFPGGRTHIHYKNHLEAVWCIEGDGSIETIADGKKYDLGPGVVYALNENDEHWLCGGKEPLRVICVFNPPLTGQEVHDKEGVYALPEAEAKAA, from the coding sequence ATGATCGTACGCAATGTCAAAGATGTCATCGGCACCGCCGACGAAGTCCGCACCGATACCTGGGTCAGCCGCCGCGTGCTGCTGAAGAAGGACGGCATGGGCTTTTCCTTCCACGAGACCACCATTTTTCCGGGCGGCCGTACGCACATCCACTACAAGAACCATCTTGAAGCGGTGTGGTGCATTGAAGGTGACGGCTCCATCGAAACCATTGCCGACGGCAAGAAGTACGACCTGGGCCCCGGCGTGGTCTACGCCCTGAACGAAAACGACGAGCACTGGCTGTGCGGCGGCAAAGAGCCGCTGCGCGTCATCTGCGTCTTCAACCCGCCGCTGACCGGCCAGGAAGTGCACGACAAAGAAGGCGTCTACGCCTTGCCTGAAGCCGAAGCCAAAGCGGCTTGA
- a CDS encoding MOSC domain-containing protein codes for MSARILSLHIYPIKSCAGIDLAESSIDRAGLAHDRRWMLIGADGQFMTQRQWPAMALIRTALTANALRLSAPGMPDLDVPLDGAGLEPGAQTVAVWSDTISARQESAAVGNWFSEFLKTPCRLLKVDAAAARNAKPDWVSRWVDAHPDLADAFVGEHHFGFADGFPLLIANQASLDDLNARLQAKGVAPVPMDRFRPNIVIEGEWEPFEEDHTAMITAAGVRMAFVKPCTRCSIPDIDQRTAQQHEEPGRTLAGYRNLEIGVVFGQNAILDAPAGARLKVGDAVEIELDF; via the coding sequence ATGTCCGCCCGTATCCTGAGCCTGCATATCTACCCGATCAAATCCTGCGCCGGTATCGACCTGGCGGAGTCATCCATCGACCGGGCCGGCCTGGCCCACGATCGCCGCTGGATGTTGATCGGCGCCGATGGTCAGTTCATGACGCAGCGCCAGTGGCCTGCAATGGCCCTGATCCGCACGGCGCTCACCGCCAACGCGTTGCGTCTCAGCGCGCCCGGGATGCCCGACCTGGACGTGCCTTTGGACGGAGCGGGCCTGGAGCCCGGCGCGCAGACCGTCGCGGTCTGGAGCGACACCATTTCGGCCCGGCAAGAAAGTGCGGCGGTTGGCAATTGGTTTTCCGAATTCCTGAAAACGCCGTGCCGGTTGCTCAAGGTGGATGCGGCAGCGGCTCGCAACGCCAAGCCCGACTGGGTCTCGCGCTGGGTCGACGCGCATCCCGATCTGGCCGACGCCTTCGTGGGCGAACACCATTTCGGTTTTGCCGACGGTTTTCCCTTGCTGATCGCCAATCAGGCGTCGCTGGATGACCTGAACGCGCGCCTGCAAGCCAAGGGCGTGGCGCCGGTGCCCATGGACCGTTTCCGCCCCAACATCGTCATCGAGGGCGAATGGGAACCGTTCGAGGAAGACCACACTGCCATGATCACGGCGGCAGGCGTCAGGATGGCCTTCGTCAAGCCGTGCACCCGCTGCTCGATTCCCGACATTGACCAACGCACCGCGCAGCAGCACGAAGAACCGGGCCGCACGTTGGCGGGCTATCGCAATCTTGAAATCGGGGTGGTGTTTGGCCAGAACGCCATTCTGGATGCGCCGGCCGGCGCGCGCCTGAAGGTGGGCGACGCAGTCGAGATCGAACTGGATTTCTGA
- the ectB gene encoding diaminobutyrate--2-oxoglutarate transaminase — MDLKIFDRMESEVRGYIRSFPVIFNQAKGSTLIDEEGTEYIDFFSGAGTLNYGHNNPVLKEKLLEYVQADGVVHGLDMATSAKKRFLETVDRVLLKPRNWQYTLQFTGPTGTNAVEAALKIARQVKGRSNVISFTHGFHGVSGGSLAVTANMKFREASGYALGNTTFMPYDGYFGPDVDTMAYLERMLEDPSSGMDKPAAVIVETVQGEGGVNVATLRWLKELEKLCKRHDMLLIVDDIQVGCGRTGTFFSFEAAGIRPDIITLSKSLSGFGLPMSLVLMKPELDIWKPGAHSGTFRGNNLAFVTATQALETYWANTAFTADIQRKERLVRDWLENLVHSYPNAGLSVRGRGLIQGLVCNTTPALANRIAQQAFKKGVVIETSGAHDEVLKLLPALTIEEELLSKGLDVIEASVAEALSEEGQSARILKFGGKRQ; from the coding sequence ATGGACTTGAAGATCTTTGACCGGATGGAATCAGAGGTGCGGGGCTACATTCGGTCGTTCCCCGTGATATTCAACCAGGCCAAGGGCTCGACGCTGATCGATGAGGAAGGCACCGAGTACATCGACTTCTTCAGCGGCGCCGGCACGCTGAACTATGGCCACAACAATCCTGTTCTCAAGGAAAAGCTGCTGGAGTATGTGCAGGCGGACGGCGTCGTCCATGGCCTGGACATGGCGACCAGCGCGAAGAAGCGTTTCCTGGAGACGGTGGATCGCGTGCTGCTCAAGCCGCGCAACTGGCAATACACGCTGCAATTCACCGGCCCCACCGGCACCAACGCCGTGGAAGCCGCGCTGAAGATCGCGCGCCAGGTCAAGGGCCGTTCCAATGTGATTTCGTTTACGCATGGCTTTCACGGCGTCAGCGGCGGTTCGTTGGCGGTGACCGCCAACATGAAGTTCCGCGAGGCATCGGGCTATGCGCTGGGCAACACCACGTTCATGCCCTATGACGGCTACTTCGGCCCGGACGTGGACACGATGGCCTACCTGGAGCGCATGCTGGAAGATCCCAGCAGCGGCATGGATAAGCCGGCCGCGGTCATCGTTGAAACGGTGCAGGGCGAAGGTGGCGTCAACGTCGCGACGCTGCGCTGGCTGAAAGAACTGGAAAAGCTGTGCAAGCGCCACGACATGCTGCTGATCGTGGACGACATCCAGGTCGGCTGCGGCCGCACCGGCACGTTCTTCAGCTTCGAGGCCGCCGGCATCCGTCCGGACATCATCACGCTGTCGAAGTCGCTGTCGGGCTTTGGCCTGCCGATGTCGCTGGTGCTGATGAAGCCCGAGCTTGATATCTGGAAGCCGGGCGCCCACAGCGGCACGTTCCGCGGCAATAACCTGGCGTTCGTCACGGCTACGCAGGCGCTGGAAACCTATTGGGCCAACACCGCCTTCACCGCCGACATCCAGCGCAAAGAGCGCCTGGTGCGCGACTGGCTGGAAAACCTGGTCCACAGCTATCCCAACGCCGGCCTGTCGGTGCGCGGCCGCGGCCTGATCCAGGGCCTGGTGTGCAACACCACCCCCGCGCTGGCCAATCGCATTGCGCAGCAGGCATTCAAGAAGGGCGTCGTCATCGAGACCTCGGGCGCGCATGACGAAGTGCTCAAGCTGCTGCCGGCGCTGACGATCGAGGAAGAACTGTTGAGCAAGGGCCTGGACGTCATCGAGGCCAGCGTGGCTGAAGCGCTGAGCGAAGAAGGGCAGTCTGCCCGCATTCTTAAATTTGGAGGAAAACGTCAATGA
- a CDS encoding DUF418 domain-containing protein, translated as MDTYTHPGLAQPSSGRLAHVDALRGFALFGILIVNIGVFSSPFYGAGVADPVYSRPVDLGVRWLIAWLFETKFYLLFSFLFGYSFTLQMAAAERGQAAFAPRFLRRLAGLAVLGAAHAVLFYQGDILVTYALLGLGLLGCQSVAPQRALHLALWLIVLAASVWALLGWLSFLDPVQPGYLAQYKAQALAAIEAYRGDIGSTVAQHIHELTTSVWFMVLFVQGPFVFAMFLIGYALGRRNALADPWARPGLLWLLCALGLLPGLAGSALYATSSLPFVDAAWELPGLAADLLTAPLLSMSYAALFLLAWRTRALGRALRWLAPAGRMALSNYLMQSVVCAFLFTGWGLRLFASVSPLATVGIAVAIFAAQLPWSAWWLRHHAYGPVEWLLRALTIGALPPWRRASAGG; from the coding sequence ATGGACACATACACGCATCCAGGGCTCGCGCAACCGTCATCCGGGCGCCTGGCGCATGTGGACGCGCTGCGCGGTTTTGCGCTCTTTGGCATCCTGATCGTGAATATCGGCGTTTTCTCGTCGCCGTTCTATGGCGCGGGTGTTGCCGACCCCGTCTATTCGCGTCCGGTGGATCTGGGCGTGCGCTGGCTTATCGCGTGGCTCTTCGAGACCAAGTTCTACCTGCTGTTCTCGTTTCTGTTCGGCTATAGCTTCACCTTGCAGATGGCGGCGGCCGAGCGCGGCCAAGCCGCCTTTGCGCCGCGATTCCTGCGTCGCCTGGCCGGGCTGGCCGTGTTGGGGGCCGCACACGCCGTGTTGTTCTACCAGGGCGACATCCTGGTGACCTATGCGCTGCTGGGGCTGGGTTTGCTGGGATGCCAGTCCGTGGCGCCGCAACGCGCATTGCACTTGGCCCTGTGGCTGATCGTGCTGGCGGCGTCGGTGTGGGCGCTGCTGGGTTGGCTCAGCTTCCTGGACCCCGTGCAGCCGGGCTATCTGGCGCAATACAAGGCGCAGGCGCTGGCGGCCATCGAGGCCTATCGCGGCGACATCGGCTCCACCGTCGCGCAGCACATCCATGAATTGACCACCAGCGTCTGGTTCATGGTCTTGTTCGTGCAAGGCCCGTTTGTCTTTGCAATGTTCCTGATCGGCTACGCGCTGGGCCGGCGCAATGCGCTGGCGGACCCCTGGGCGCGGCCGGGCTTGTTGTGGTTGCTGTGTGCGCTGGGCTTGCTACCCGGCCTGGCCGGCTCGGCGCTGTACGCGACGTCGTCCCTGCCGTTTGTCGACGCGGCCTGGGAACTGCCCGGGCTGGCCGCCGACCTCTTGACGGCGCCGCTGCTCAGCATGTCGTACGCGGCCCTGTTCCTGCTGGCGTGGCGCACGCGGGCGCTTGGGCGTGCGTTGCGGTGGCTGGCGCCCGCCGGGCGGATGGCGCTAAGCAACTACCTGATGCAGTCCGTCGTCTGCGCCTTTCTGTTCACCGGCTGGGGCCTGCGCCTATTCGCATCGGTCTCACCCCTGGCGACCGTCGGCATCGCGGTGGCGATTTTCGCGGCGCAGTTGCCATGGTCCGCATGGTGGTTGCGGCACCATGCCTACGGCCCGGTGGAATGGTTGCTGCGCGCGCTGACCATCGGGGCCTTGCCGCCCTGGCGGCGGGCAAGCGCAGGTGGATAG
- the thpD gene encoding ectoine hydroxylase: MISPAQDPYASRTDRGSAIITRQDPVVYEDGKYADALSGEQVGQYERDGFLLLENLFSEEEVRALSTEVERMTRDPSIIRREESITEPGSNAVRSIFMVHVLNPVLSRLVRDPRLVNVARQILGSEVYIHQSRANMKPGFKGKEFYWHSDFETWHVEDGMPSMRALSCSVLLSDNNECNGPLMLVPGSHRQFISCVGETPNDHYKQSLKKQEYGVPDPVSLQLLVEQGGIRSMTAKAGSVVFFDCNTMHGSNSNISPWPRANVFMVYNSMENTLNPPKYGLTPRPEHIATRKGFKAVTPLDTLKLVGG, encoded by the coding sequence ATGATCTCACCTGCACAGGATCCGTACGCCTCCCGTACGGACCGAGGTTCCGCCATCATCACCCGCCAGGATCCGGTGGTCTATGAAGACGGCAAATACGCCGACGCCTTGTCTGGCGAACAAGTCGGACAATACGAGCGCGACGGCTTCCTCTTGCTGGAAAACCTCTTCTCGGAAGAGGAGGTCCGCGCCTTGTCCACCGAGGTCGAGCGCATGACGCGCGACCCGTCGATCATCCGGCGCGAAGAGTCCATCACCGAGCCGGGCAGCAATGCCGTGCGTTCGATTTTCATGGTCCATGTGTTGAACCCCGTGCTGTCGCGCCTGGTGCGCGACCCGCGGCTGGTCAATGTGGCGCGGCAGATCCTCGGGTCCGAGGTCTACATTCACCAGTCGCGCGCCAACATGAAGCCTGGCTTCAAGGGCAAGGAGTTCTACTGGCACTCCGACTTCGAGACCTGGCACGTGGAAGACGGCATGCCGTCCATGCGCGCGCTCAGCTGCTCGGTGCTGCTGTCCGACAACAACGAGTGCAACGGCCCCTTGATGCTGGTGCCGGGTTCGCATCGGCAATTCATCTCGTGCGTGGGCGAAACCCCGAACGATCACTACAAGCAATCGCTGAAAAAGCAGGAATACGGGGTCCCGGACCCGGTCAGCCTGCAATTGCTGGTAGAGCAGGGTGGCATCCGCTCGATGACGGCCAAGGCAGGCTCGGTGGTGTTCTTTGATTGCAACACCATGCACGGTTCGAACAGCAATATCTCGCCGTGGCCGCGCGCCAATGTCTTCATGGTCTACAACAGCATGGAGAACACCCTGAACCCGCCCAAGTACGGCTTGACGCCGCGCCCTGAGCATATTGCGACGCGCAAGGGGTTCAAGGCGGTGACTCCGTTGGATACGCTGAAGCTGGTGGGCGGTTAA